Proteins encoded by one window of Epinephelus moara isolate mb chromosome 18, YSFRI_EMoa_1.0, whole genome shotgun sequence:
- the gprc5ba gene encoding G protein-coupled receptor, class C, group 5, member Ba isoform X2 has product MAFLPVLLLLLLTVAHRATGQDSEDSEALPRGCGWGLVRPYTLLCDLDSIWGVAVESVAAGGVLTAILLALVLLCRLHHISEAEKRSGVGPILLLLLGILGLFGLSFAYLIEQDESLCLLRRALWGLLFAVCFSCLLVQGVRLRRIGRERRSPGGCALTGLALGLSAVQGIIAAEWLLLTVLREGRAACQYLPLDFSLACSYVLALLLAALTAASLALCGKTRQWRCNAIWLLVTCLLSLLLWVAWVGFYLYGNAWLGRAPDWDDPALAIALVAQGWLLLIFHAIPESHICLRPPPQPTAPDYFDTSQNSTRMRETSFDEDIPLSHRQFVENQGYGYSDENTAGLRSGGGAGQHNSNTGARPSAPFRSNVYQPTEMTMILNGGAVPSAPPTYTGRQLW; this is encoded by the exons ATGGCGTTCCTCCCggtcctcctcctgctgctgctgactgttGCTCATCGTGCCACCGGTCAAGACTCTGAGGACTCTGAGGCTCTCCCAAGAGGCTGCGGCTGGGGCCTTGTCCGTCCCTACACCCTCCTCTGTGACCTGGACTCCATATGGGGTGTGGCTGTCGAGTCAGTGGCCGCCGGCGGGGTGCTGACTGCCATCCTGCTAGCCCTAGTCCTGCTGTGCCGCTTACACCACATCAGTGAGGCTGAGAAGCGCAGCGGCGTGGGACCCATCCTCCTTCTGCTCCTCGGCATCCTCGGCTTGTTCGGCCTGAGCTTTGCTTACCTGATTGAACAGGATGAGTCTTTATGTTTGCTCCGCAGGGCCCTGTGGGGTCTCCTGTTTGCCGTCTGTTTCTCCTGCTTGCTGGTGCAGGGTGTTCGCCTGCGCAGGATTGGCCGTGAGCGCCGGAGCCCTGGTGGCTGCGCCCTAACAGGCCTTGCGCTGGGTTTGAGTGCCGTGCAGGGCATCATCGCCGCTGAGTGGCTACTTCTGACCGTGCTGAGGGAGGGACGAGCTGCCTGTCAGTACCTGCCACTGGACTTCTCCCTAGCCTGCAGCTACGTGCTAGCCCTCCTACTAGCCGCGCTGACTGCCGCCTCCCTGGCCCTGTGTGGGAAGACACGTCAGTGGCGCTGCAATGCCATCTGGCTGCTGGTGACCTGCCTGCTGTCGCTGCTGCTTTGGGTGGCCTGGGTGGGCTTCTATCTGTACGGCAACGCCTGGCTGGGGAGGGCCCCGGACTGGGATGACCCAGCATTGGCCATTGCTTTAGTAGCTCAGGGCTGGCTGCTGCTGATCTTCCATGCCATTCCTGAATCCCACATCTGCCTGAGACCCCCTCCACAGCCCACTGCCCCAGATTACTTTGACACCTCCCAGAACTCGACACGGATGAGGGAGACCAGCTTCGACGAAGACATCCCCCTCTCTCACAGGCAGTTTGTGGAGAACCAGGGCTACGGATACAGCGATGAGAACACTGCAG GCCTGAGGAGCGGTGGTGGTGCCGGGCAACATAACAGCAACACAGGCGCCAGACCCAGCGCTCCTTTCCGCAGCAACGTCTACCAACCCACCGAGATGACCATGATCCTGAACGGGGGAGCG GTGCCCTCCGCCCCTCCAACCTACACTGGGAGGCAGCTGTGGTGA
- the gprc5ba gene encoding G protein-coupled receptor, class C, group 5, member Ba isoform X1, with protein sequence MAFLPVLLLLLLTVAHRATGQDSEDSEALPRGCGWGLVRPYTLLCDLDSIWGVAVESVAAGGVLTAILLALVLLCRLHHISEAEKRSGVGPILLLLLGILGLFGLSFAYLIEQDESLCLLRRALWGLLFAVCFSCLLVQGVRLRRIGRERRSPGGCALTGLALGLSAVQGIIAAEWLLLTVLREGRAACQYLPLDFSLACSYVLALLLAALTAASLALCGKTRQWRCNAIWLLVTCLLSLLLWVAWVGFYLYGNAWLGRAPDWDDPALAIALVAQGWLLLIFHAIPESHICLRPPPQPTAPDYFDTSQNSTRMRETSFDEDIPLSHRQFVENQGYGYSDENTAGLRSGGGAGQHNSNTGARPSAPFRSNVYQPTEMTMILNGGAVSTSSQSQVPSAPPTYTGRQLW encoded by the exons ATGGCGTTCCTCCCggtcctcctcctgctgctgctgactgttGCTCATCGTGCCACCGGTCAAGACTCTGAGGACTCTGAGGCTCTCCCAAGAGGCTGCGGCTGGGGCCTTGTCCGTCCCTACACCCTCCTCTGTGACCTGGACTCCATATGGGGTGTGGCTGTCGAGTCAGTGGCCGCCGGCGGGGTGCTGACTGCCATCCTGCTAGCCCTAGTCCTGCTGTGCCGCTTACACCACATCAGTGAGGCTGAGAAGCGCAGCGGCGTGGGACCCATCCTCCTTCTGCTCCTCGGCATCCTCGGCTTGTTCGGCCTGAGCTTTGCTTACCTGATTGAACAGGATGAGTCTTTATGTTTGCTCCGCAGGGCCCTGTGGGGTCTCCTGTTTGCCGTCTGTTTCTCCTGCTTGCTGGTGCAGGGTGTTCGCCTGCGCAGGATTGGCCGTGAGCGCCGGAGCCCTGGTGGCTGCGCCCTAACAGGCCTTGCGCTGGGTTTGAGTGCCGTGCAGGGCATCATCGCCGCTGAGTGGCTACTTCTGACCGTGCTGAGGGAGGGACGAGCTGCCTGTCAGTACCTGCCACTGGACTTCTCCCTAGCCTGCAGCTACGTGCTAGCCCTCCTACTAGCCGCGCTGACTGCCGCCTCCCTGGCCCTGTGTGGGAAGACACGTCAGTGGCGCTGCAATGCCATCTGGCTGCTGGTGACCTGCCTGCTGTCGCTGCTGCTTTGGGTGGCCTGGGTGGGCTTCTATCTGTACGGCAACGCCTGGCTGGGGAGGGCCCCGGACTGGGATGACCCAGCATTGGCCATTGCTTTAGTAGCTCAGGGCTGGCTGCTGCTGATCTTCCATGCCATTCCTGAATCCCACATCTGCCTGAGACCCCCTCCACAGCCCACTGCCCCAGATTACTTTGACACCTCCCAGAACTCGACACGGATGAGGGAGACCAGCTTCGACGAAGACATCCCCCTCTCTCACAGGCAGTTTGTGGAGAACCAGGGCTACGGATACAGCGATGAGAACACTGCAG GCCTGAGGAGCGGTGGTGGTGCCGGGCAACATAACAGCAACACAGGCGCCAGACCCAGCGCTCCTTTCCGCAGCAACGTCTACCAACCCACCGAGATGACCATGATCCTGAACGGGGGAGCGGTGAGTACATCCTCCCAGTCACAG GTGCCCTCCGCCCCTCCAACCTACACTGGGAGGCAGCTGTGGTGA